The Xylophilus rhododendri region CACGCCCATGGGCGTGACCGAGGTGGCCTCGGTCAGGATCATGCCGGCCGAGGCGCGCTGGGCGTAGTACTCGGCCATCAGCCGGTTGGGCACGCGGCCGCCGCCGGTGGCGCGGGTGCGTGTCAGCGGAGCCATCACGATGCGGTTGCGGAGCGACAGTGCGCCTGCCTGCAGGGGGGTGAAAAGAGTGGTCATGGGTGCGACGGTATGGGTGGAAACACGGAGTGGCCGCACCTTATCGGCCGTGCCATCCGTGCGCTGCGCGGCATGGAATATCCCCATGGGATCGGGCCTTTGGCGGCCCGGCCCCGGGCCCGGAAGCGGTTTCGTGGCAGGCAGCGGGGGCGGTGCTAGAGTGCGCCGACCTGTTTTCCTGCGACTTCCGATCCCCGCATGACCGTGCCCGATCCCTGTCCCTGCGGCCGCACCGACGCCCGCCGCAAAACCCTGTCCTATGCCGCCTGCTGCGGCCGCTGGCTGGAGCATTTCGACACCGCGCCCGCGCCGGATGCCGAAGCCCTCATGCGTTCACGCTACAGCGCCTTCGTGCTGGAGCGCGAGGCCTATCTGCTGGCCACCTGGCATGCGGATTTCCGGCCCGCATCCTTGTCCTTCGACCCGGGTACCCGCTGGCTCGGGCTGGAGGTGCGCAGCTTCCAGGCCATCGATGCCGACCATGCGGAGGTGAGCTTCGTGGCCCGCCAGCGCGATGCCGGCGGCCGGGCGCACCGGCTGGAGGAGAACAGCCGTTTCGTGCGCGAGTTGGGGCGCTGGTATTACCGGGATGGCGACCTGGGGCCGGGCCATCCCAAGGCGGCTCAGAGGTAGGTGGGGCGCCGGCCGTAGAGCACATCGGCCGAGACGGAGACACGCACCAGCCGGTCCGGCACCGTCTTCTCGATCGCGAATCCCGGCAGCGCCGTATCCCGCCGCAGCGGCTGCATCAGCGCCTCGCCGCGCCGGTTGATCACCACCGCCACCTTGGGCGTGCGCGCCGTCTCGCCCACATGGGTGACCACGGCCGTCTCGCCATTCGTCAGCAGCACGAAGCAGCCGGGCGGATAGATGCCCAGTTCGCGGATCAGGATGCTGGCGAAGGGATCGTTGCGGCTCTGCAGGAACAGCTCGCGCGCCGCCTGGTGCGCCGGCAGCGGGCCACGCCCGGTGCGCGGGCTGTGCTTGGCGGTGAAGATGTCCACCAGCCGCAGCAGCTGCGACATCTCGCTCGGCCCCTGGATCTTGTTGGGGTAGCCGGTGCCGCCCTGGGCCTCGTGGTGCTGCTCCACCGCCTGCAGCCATTCGGCGTCGTGCAGGCCGGCGGCGCGCAGCATGCGGGCGCTGACCAGGGGATGCTGCTCGATCTCGGCGCGTTCGGCCTCGGTCGGCGGCACGCCTTCGGAGGCCAGCCGGCCCTGCAGTTCGAGGATGGACATGTTCATCGTCAGCGCCGCGCCCACCAGGCTCACGCAGCGGGTGCCGCTCCAGCCGATGCGCTGGGCCAGCACCGCGCACAGGGCGGCGCAGTGCAGGGCATGGGCCACGCCATAGTTGGACAGGCGGGTGTGGTCGTGCCGCAGGATCAGGTAGATCAACTCGTCCGAATGCTCCTGCGCCGTCGACACGACCATGGCCAGCGTCTGCCGCAGCCGCGCCAGGAACAGGCCGTCGCCGGGCGCGCGCAGCAGGCCGCCCAGGCGGGCTTCGAGTGTCAGCCAGCGGTCGGGCAGGGTGTCTTCCTG contains the following coding sequences:
- a CDS encoding YchJ family protein codes for the protein MTVPDPCPCGRTDARRKTLSYAACCGRWLEHFDTAPAPDAEALMRSRYSAFVLEREAYLLATWHADFRPASLSFDPGTRWLGLEVRSFQAIDADHAEVSFVARQRDAGGRAHRLEENSRFVRELGRWYYRDGDLGPGHPKAAQR
- a CDS encoding HD-GYP domain-containing protein, which translates into the protein MQLIPFDEVRLQVVAGAALPWDVRTASGELLLARGQVVLDIGMADALQARGAFVDTAIPGLPGSEEEYDNQEDTLPDRWLTLEARLGGLLRAPGDGLFLARLRQTLAMVVSTAQEHSDELIYLILRHDHTRLSNYGVAHALHCAALCAVLAQRIGWSGTRCVSLVGAALTMNMSILELQGRLASEGVPPTEAERAEIEQHPLVSARMLRAAGLHDAEWLQAVEQHHEAQGGTGYPNKIQGPSEMSQLLRLVDIFTAKHSPRTGRGPLPAHQAARELFLQSRNDPFASILIRELGIYPPGCFVLLTNGETAVVTHVGETARTPKVAVVINRRGEALMQPLRRDTALPGFAIEKTVPDRLVRVSVSADVLYGRRPTYL